In one window of Trachemys scripta elegans isolate TJP31775 chromosome 5, CAS_Tse_1.0, whole genome shotgun sequence DNA:
- the RPL34 gene encoding 60S ribosomal protein L34 has protein sequence MVQRLTYRRRLSYNTASNKTRLSRTPGNRIVYLYTKKVGKAPKSACGVCPGRLRGVRAVRPKVLMRLSKTKKHVSRAYGGSMCAKCVRDRIKRAFLIEEQKIVVKVLKAQAQSQKSK, from the exons ATGGTTCAGCGTCTGACATACCGTCGTAGGTTGTCCTACAACACAGCCTCTAACAAGACCAGGCT GTCCCGGACACCAGGTAACAGGATTGTTTACCTTTATACCAAGAAAGTTGGCAAGGCACCGAAGTCTGCATGTGGTGTGTGTCCAGGAAGACTTCGTGGT GTTCGTGCTGTGCGCCCTAAAGTCCTTATGAGGTTGTCAAAAACGAAGAAGCATGTTAGCAGAGCCTATGGCGGTTCCATGTGTGCAAAATGTGTCCGTGAcag AATCAAACGAGCTTTCCTTATTGAGGAGCAGAAGATTGTTGTGAAAGTGTTGAAGGCACAAGCACAGAGTCAGAAATCTAAGTGA